In one window of Agromyces badenianii DNA:
- a CDS encoding proline--tRNA ligase codes for MPTRLTNYFLRTLREDPADAEVTSHRLLVRAGYIRRQAPGVFAWLPLGLRVKAKIEAIIREEMTAAGAHEVHFPALLPREPYEVTGRWTEYGDALFRLQDRKGADYLLAPTHEEAFTLLVKDLYNSYKDLPLAIYQIQDKYRDEARPRAGLLRGREFTMKDAYSFDASDEGLDASYQAQRDAYERIFARLGLEYVIVKADAGAMGGSKSEEFLHPTPVGEDTFVRSAGGYAANVEAFETIVPESIPFDGLPAPVVLDSPNTPTIATLVDLANAEYPRPDGRAWTAVDTLKNVVLAVTQPDGTREVVVIGLPGDRDVEMKRVEVAFAPGEVEPATDADFAKHPGLVKGYIGPWSDGGAVLGAESATGIRYLVDPRVVDGTEWITGANVDQQHVFGLVAGRDFVADGTVEAANVRAGDPAPDGSGPVELARGMEIGHVFQLGRKYAEALGLKVLDENGKLATVTMGSYGIGVTRILAIIAEDNNDDKGLVWPPAVAPFDVHVLATGKDQAVFDAAETIVDALEASGFDVLYDDRPKVSPGVKFGDAELIGIPKIVIAGRGVADGIVEVWDRASGDRTQVPIAEVVAALG; via the coding sequence GTGCCCACACGCCTGACGAACTACTTCCTCCGTACGCTCCGCGAAGACCCCGCCGACGCCGAGGTCACGAGCCATCGCCTGCTCGTGCGCGCCGGCTACATCCGGCGCCAGGCGCCAGGCGTCTTCGCGTGGCTGCCGCTGGGGCTGCGCGTGAAGGCGAAGATCGAGGCGATCATCCGTGAAGAGATGACGGCCGCGGGCGCGCATGAGGTGCACTTCCCGGCGCTGCTGCCGCGCGAACCCTACGAGGTCACGGGCCGCTGGACCGAGTACGGCGACGCGCTGTTCCGCCTGCAGGACCGCAAGGGCGCCGACTACCTGCTCGCGCCGACGCACGAAGAGGCGTTCACGCTGCTCGTGAAAGACCTCTACAACTCGTACAAAGACCTGCCGCTGGCGATCTACCAGATCCAAGACAAGTACCGCGACGAGGCACGGCCGCGCGCCGGGCTCCTGCGCGGCCGCGAGTTCACGATGAAGGACGCCTACTCGTTCGATGCCTCCGACGAGGGGCTCGACGCGAGCTACCAGGCCCAGCGCGACGCCTACGAGCGCATCTTCGCGCGGCTCGGCCTCGAGTACGTGATCGTCAAGGCGGACGCCGGTGCGATGGGCGGTTCGAAGAGCGAGGAGTTCCTGCATCCGACCCCCGTCGGCGAAGACACCTTCGTGCGTTCCGCCGGGGGCTACGCGGCGAACGTCGAGGCGTTCGAGACGATCGTGCCCGAGTCGATCCCGTTCGACGGGCTCCCGGCTCCCGTCGTGCTCGACTCGCCGAACACGCCGACGATCGCCACCCTCGTCGACCTCGCGAACGCCGAGTACCCGCGGCCCGACGGTCGCGCGTGGACCGCAGTCGACACGCTGAAGAACGTCGTGCTCGCCGTCACCCAGCCCGACGGCACGCGCGAGGTCGTCGTCATCGGGCTGCCCGGCGATCGCGACGTCGAGATGAAGCGCGTCGAGGTCGCGTTCGCGCCCGGCGAGGTCGAGCCCGCCACCGACGCCGACTTCGCCAAGCACCCCGGACTCGTGAAGGGGTACATCGGGCCCTGGTCCGACGGCGGCGCCGTGCTCGGCGCCGAGTCGGCCACCGGCATCCGCTACCTCGTCGACCCCCGGGTCGTCGACGGCACCGAGTGGATCACGGGCGCGAATGTCGACCAGCAGCACGTCTTCGGGCTCGTGGCCGGCCGCGACTTCGTGGCCGACGGCACGGTCGAGGCGGCGAACGTGCGCGCCGGCGACCCCGCACCCGACGGCTCCGGCCCGGTCGAGCTCGCCCGCGGCATGGAGATCGGTCACGTGTTCCAGCTGGGGCGCAAGTACGCCGAGGCGCTCGGCCTCAAGGTGCTCGACGAGAACGGCAAGCTCGCCACGGTCACGATGGGCTCCTACGGCATCGGCGTCACCCGCATCCTCGCGATCATCGCCGAGGACAACAACGACGACAAGGGCCTCGTCTGGCCGCCGGCGGTTGCGCCGTTCGACGTGCACGTACTCGCGACCGGCAAAGACCAGGCGGTGTTCGACGCGGCCGAGACGATCGTGGATGCGCTCGAGGCATCCGGATTCGACGTGCTCTACGACGACCGCCCGAAGGTCTCGCCGGGCGTGAAGTTCGGCGACGCCGAACTCATCGGCATCCCGAAGATCGTGATCGCCGGCCGAGGCGTGGCCGACGGCATCGTCGAGGTCTGGGATCGTGCGAGCGGCGATCGCACCCAGGTGCCGATCGCCGAGGTCGTCGCAGCGCTCGGCTGA
- a CDS encoding PhoX family protein: MADHARGKRSPVTCHFKCGNACLGPECNTSDNPSFRDIASAALTRRALLGLGAAGAVGIALAAATPSGSAIAAPGAGFANGGLSFDPIAPVPMLVDDFNVPAGYSWKPIIRWGDPLFSGVPALDFGNQTAEAQAGQFGYNCDYIDVIADRSGRTAVLASNHEYVNPGIMFPPSDDAAELDRRAAISKAAHGFSVVELRRSKIGQPWRYLVDGRRNRRITADTVFEATGPAAGSALLKTAEDPEGRWIKGTLGNCAGGTTPWGTVLSGEENFDGYFAWAASTAGQKRYRATPSAKSTYTFERIDPRFNAHDAGFVNEPNRFGWIVEIDPEDPTSTPRKHTAMGRFKHEGANVIIAEDGRAIAYMGDDQANDYLYKFVSKGVFDPRHTPVARRKNLGLLSEGDLYVAKFTGNSPAAEIVGTGALPADGLFDGTGQWIPLTQGGQSVIPGMTTEEVLVFTRLAADKVGATKMDRPEDVEPNPKTRKVYLALTNNSSRTAANVDEANPVTGNRNGHIIEMTETGGQSGTTFGWSILLLCGDPAVDQNTYFAGFPKELVSPISCPDNVAFDSVGNLWISTDGAPSKIGYNDGLFKVPLEGPERGHVQQFLSVPRDGETCGPIIHDQESMVYVAVQHPGENGTVAAQTSYFPDYVPSHRPESGLVAAPRPSVVQVWRG; the protein is encoded by the coding sequence ATGGCCGACCACGCGCGAGGCAAGCGTTCGCCCGTCACCTGCCACTTCAAGTGCGGAAACGCATGCCTCGGACCGGAGTGCAACACCTCCGACAACCCCAGCTTCCGTGACATCGCCTCGGCCGCACTGACGCGCCGTGCGCTGCTCGGCCTCGGTGCTGCGGGCGCCGTCGGAATCGCACTCGCGGCGGCGACCCCGAGCGGCTCCGCGATCGCGGCTCCCGGCGCCGGGTTCGCGAACGGCGGACTGAGCTTCGACCCGATCGCTCCCGTGCCGATGCTGGTCGACGACTTCAACGTGCCCGCCGGCTACTCCTGGAAGCCGATCATCCGCTGGGGCGACCCGCTCTTCTCGGGCGTTCCGGCCCTCGACTTCGGCAACCAGACGGCCGAGGCGCAGGCGGGTCAGTTCGGGTACAACTGCGACTACATCGACGTCATCGCCGACCGCAGCGGGCGCACCGCCGTGCTCGCGAGCAATCACGAGTACGTGAACCCCGGCATCATGTTCCCGCCGTCCGACGACGCCGCCGAGCTCGACCGCCGTGCCGCGATCTCCAAGGCCGCACACGGCTTCTCGGTGGTCGAACTCCGCCGCAGCAAGATCGGCCAGCCCTGGCGCTACCTGGTCGACGGCCGTCGCAACCGCCGGATCACCGCCGACACCGTGTTCGAGGCGACCGGCCCCGCGGCGGGCAGCGCGCTCCTGAAGACCGCGGAAGACCCCGAGGGCCGGTGGATCAAGGGCACGCTCGGCAACTGCGCGGGCGGCACGACGCCGTGGGGCACCGTGCTGTCGGGCGAGGAGAACTTCGACGGCTACTTCGCCTGGGCCGCGAGCACGGCCGGCCAGAAGCGGTACCGCGCCACGCCGAGCGCGAAGTCGACGTACACGTTCGAGCGCATCGACCCGCGGTTCAACGCCCACGACGCCGGATTCGTGAACGAGCCGAACCGCTTCGGCTGGATCGTCGAGATCGACCCCGAAGACCCGACGTCGACGCCGCGCAAGCACACCGCCATGGGCCGGTTCAAGCACGAGGGCGCCAACGTCATCATCGCCGAAGACGGCCGGGCCATCGCGTACATGGGTGACGACCAGGCGAACGACTACCTCTACAAGTTCGTCTCGAAGGGCGTCTTCGACCCGCGCCACACGCCGGTGGCACGCCGCAAGAACCTCGGCCTGCTCAGCGAAGGCGACCTCTACGTCGCGAAGTTCACGGGCAACTCGCCGGCCGCCGAGATCGTCGGCACGGGCGCGCTGCCGGCCGACGGACTCTTCGACGGTACCGGCCAGTGGATCCCGCTCACGCAGGGCGGGCAGAGCGTCATCCCCGGCATGACGACCGAGGAGGTGCTCGTCTTCACCCGCCTCGCCGCAGACAAGGTCGGCGCGACGAAGATGGACCGCCCCGAAGACGTCGAGCCGAACCCGAAGACGCGAAAGGTCTACCTGGCGCTCACGAACAACTCGTCGCGCACCGCGGCGAACGTCGACGAGGCCAACCCCGTCACCGGCAACCGCAACGGTCACATCATCGAGATGACCGAGACCGGCGGCCAGTCGGGAACGACGTTCGGCTGGAGTATCCTGCTGCTCTGCGGCGACCCGGCGGTCGACCAGAACACCTACTTCGCCGGCTTCCCGAAGGAGCTCGTCTCGCCGATCTCCTGCCCCGACAACGTCGCGTTCGACTCCGTGGGCAACCTCTGGATCTCGACCGATGGGGCACCGAGCAAGATCGGGTACAACGACGGCCTGTTCAAGGTGCCGCTCGAGGGGCCCGAGCGCGGCCACGTGCAGCAGTTCCTCTCGGTTCCTCGCGACGGGGAGACCTGCGGTCCGATCATCCACGATCAGGAGAGCATGGTCTACGTCGCCGTGCAGCACCCCGGGGAGAACGGCACGGTCGCCGCACAGACCTCGTACTTCCCCGACTACGTGCCGTCGCACCGGCCCGAGAGCGGGCTCGTGGCGGCCCCGCGGCCGTCGGTCGTGCAGGTCTGGCGCGGCTGA
- the nusA gene encoding transcription termination factor NusA: MDIDLSVLRMMEREKEIPFDELVEIIEQAILMAYLKHTHPDQHGHANPEGARAHLDRKTGHVSVYVPELDDEGNVIGEAEDSPSDFGRIAAFAAKQVINQRLRDIADDAVLGEFRGREGDIVAGVIQQGPNPRMVHIDLGTVEAILPPEEQVPGEEYLHGQRIRVYVTSVAKGLKGPSITVSRTHPALVRKLFALEVPEIASGVVEIVSLAREAGHRTKIAVRATQPGVNAKGAAIGELGQRVRAVTAELGAEKIDIVDWNDDLATFVASALSPAKVTSAFVIDEATRAVRALVPDYQLSLAIGKEGQNARLAAKLTGAKIDIQPDSVLEAD; encoded by the coding sequence ATGGATATCGACCTCAGCGTGCTGCGGATGATGGAGCGCGAGAAAGAGATCCCATTCGACGAACTGGTGGAGATCATCGAGCAGGCCATCCTCATGGCCTACTTGAAGCACACCCATCCCGACCAGCACGGGCACGCGAACCCCGAGGGTGCGCGGGCACACCTCGATCGCAAGACCGGCCACGTCTCGGTGTACGTTCCCGAACTCGATGACGAGGGCAACGTCATCGGCGAGGCCGAGGACTCCCCGAGCGATTTCGGACGCATCGCGGCATTCGCTGCGAAGCAGGTCATCAACCAGCGACTGCGCGACATCGCCGACGACGCGGTGCTCGGCGAGTTCCGCGGGCGCGAGGGCGACATCGTCGCCGGCGTGATCCAGCAGGGGCCGAACCCTCGAATGGTGCACATCGACCTCGGCACGGTCGAGGCGATCCTGCCGCCCGAAGAGCAGGTGCCCGGCGAGGAGTACCTGCACGGTCAGCGCATCCGCGTCTACGTGACGAGCGTGGCCAAGGGCCTGAAGGGTCCGTCGATCACCGTCTCCCGTACCCACCCGGCGCTCGTGCGCAAGCTCTTCGCGCTCGAAGTGCCCGAGATCGCCTCGGGCGTCGTCGAGATCGTCTCGCTCGCCCGCGAGGCCGGCCACCGCACCAAGATCGCCGTGCGCGCCACGCAGCCCGGCGTGAACGCGAAGGGCGCCGCGATCGGCGAGCTCGGCCAGCGCGTGCGTGCCGTGACCGCCGAGCTCGGTGCCGAGAAGATCGACATCGTCGACTGGAACGACGACCTCGCCACATTCGTGGCCAGTGCGCTGAGCCCCGCGAAGGTCACGAGCGCATTCGTGATCGACGAGGCGACACGAGCCGTGCGCGCCCTCGTTCCCGACTACCAGCTCTCGCTCGCCATCGGCAAGGAGGGCCAGAACGCCCGCCTCGCGGCGAAGTTGACGGGCGCGAAGATCGACATCCAGCCCGACTCGGTCCTCGAGGCGGACTGA
- a CDS encoding YlxR family protein — translation MEPVRTCIGCRSRASRSSLLRVVAQNSHVIADDSAVLPGRGAWLHPSLECYRLAVRRRAFGRALRIRGEVDTSNVENRLNGVITNE, via the coding sequence ATGGAACCCGTCAGAACGTGCATCGGATGCCGTTCGCGTGCCTCGCGGTCCTCACTTCTGAGGGTCGTCGCCCAGAACTCCCACGTCATCGCAGATGATTCGGCTGTGCTTCCGGGCAGGGGTGCGTGGCTGCATCCGTCACTCGAGTGCTACCGGCTCGCTGTGCGGCGACGCGCCTTCGGGCGTGCACTCCGCATCCGCGGCGAGGTGGACACCAGCAACGTAGAGAACAGGCTGAACGGCGTGATCACTAATGAGTAA
- the infB gene encoding translation initiation factor IF-2 produces MAAKPRVHEIASELGVDSKIALEKLKEMGEYVKGPSSSIEPPVARRLKAALEAAGAASAAAPAAPAPAAAASGAKPGPKPAPKRPAAPAAPAAPAAAEVTEAPVAEAPVLTVAERQAQAEERAAQAAAEKSTDAPAASTEADVAKPAGGPKPGAAAPRPGAPRPGGGGGGTPRPGNNPFSSSQGMGSRPAQPRPGNNPFSSAQGMGQRPSPGNIPRPQAPRPGSPRPGAPRPAGAGGRPGGGFQRPGGAGAGGGAGARPGGAGGGFQRPGGAPGGGFGGPRPAGGGGRGRGPGGGTAGAFGRGGGKSKSRKSKRTKRAEFEMREAPSLGGVSVPRGDGNTVIRLRRGSSISDFADKIDANPGSLVTVLFHLGEMATATESLDEATFQVLGEELGYKIQVVSPEDEDRELLEGFAIDLDQELEDETDEDLQQRPPVVTVMGHVDHGKTRLLDAIRNANVVAGEAGGITQHIGAYQVHTEHEGIDRAITFIDTPGHEAFTAMRARGAQVTDIAILVVAADDGIMPQTVEALNHAQSANVPIVVAVNKIDKPDANPAKVRQQLTEFGLVAEEYGGDVMFVDVSARENIGIQDLLDAVLLTADAGLDLRANPDKDARGVAIEAKLDKGRGAVATVLIQSGTLRVGDAIVAGTAYGRVRAMADENGDAVLEATPSRPVQVQGLSTVPRAGDTFLVTEDDRTARQIAEKREAAQRNAQLAKARKRISLEDFTRALEEGKVEALNLIIKGDVSGAVEALEESLMKIEVDDSVQLRILHRGVGAVTESDIDLATIDNAIVIGFNVRPDVKARERAAREGVDVRFYSVIYNAIDDIENSLKGMLKPEFEEVQSGVAEIREVFRSSKFGNIAGVIVRSGTITRNAKARVIRDGVVVGDNLAIESLRRFKDDVTEVRTDFEAGIGLGKFNDIQVGDEIETIEMREKPRA; encoded by the coding sequence GTGGCTGCCAAACCACGCGTACACGAGATCGCATCCGAACTCGGTGTCGACAGCAAGATCGCCCTTGAGAAGCTCAAGGAGATGGGCGAGTACGTCAAGGGACCCTCGTCGTCCATCGAACCCCCCGTCGCCCGTCGCCTGAAGGCGGCGCTCGAGGCCGCAGGTGCCGCCTCGGCGGCAGCTCCCGCCGCTCCGGCCCCCGCCGCGGCGGCATCCGGGGCCAAGCCCGGCCCGAAGCCGGCTCCGAAGCGCCCGGCGGCCCCGGCCGCTCCTGCGGCTCCCGCCGCCGCCGAGGTCACCGAGGCTCCGGTCGCCGAAGCGCCGGTGCTGACCGTGGCCGAGCGTCAGGCCCAGGCCGAAGAGCGCGCAGCACAGGCCGCGGCCGAGAAGTCGACGGACGCCCCGGCGGCGTCGACCGAGGCCGACGTGGCCAAGCCCGCCGGTGGTCCGAAGCCCGGTGCCGCGGCTCCCCGCCCCGGCGCCCCGCGTCCCGGCGGCGGCGGCGGCGGTACGCCGCGCCCCGGCAACAACCCCTTCTCGAGCTCGCAGGGCATGGGCTCGCGCCCCGCTCAGCCGCGCCCGGGCAACAACCCGTTCTCGAGTGCGCAGGGCATGGGCCAGCGCCCGAGCCCCGGCAACATCCCGCGCCCGCAGGCCCCGCGTCCCGGTTCGCCGCGCCCCGGTGCCCCGCGCCCGGCAGGTGCCGGCGGTCGTCCTGGCGGCGGCTTCCAGCGTCCCGGCGGTGCCGGTGCCGGTGGCGGTGCAGGCGCACGTCCCGGCGGAGCCGGCGGCGGTTTCCAGCGCCCCGGCGGCGCACCTGGCGGCGGCTTCGGCGGCCCGCGTCCCGCGGGCGGTGGCGGTCGTGGTCGCGGCCCCGGCGGCGGCACGGCCGGTGCGTTCGGTCGCGGTGGCGGCAAGAGCAAGTCGCGCAAGTCGAAGCGCACGAAGCGGGCGGAATTCGAGATGCGGGAGGCCCCGTCGCTCGGCGGCGTGAGCGTTCCCCGCGGCGATGGCAACACCGTCATCCGTCTGCGTCGCGGCTCCTCGATCTCTGACTTCGCCGACAAGATCGACGCGAACCCCGGTTCGCTCGTGACCGTGCTGTTCCACCTCGGTGAGATGGCGACGGCGACCGAGTCGCTCGACGAGGCCACCTTCCAGGTGCTCGGCGAAGAGCTCGGCTACAAGATCCAGGTCGTCTCGCCCGAAGACGAAGACCGCGAGCTCCTCGAGGGCTTCGCGATCGACCTCGACCAGGAGCTCGAGGACGAGACAGACGAAGACCTGCAGCAGCGTCCTCCGGTCGTGACCGTCATGGGTCACGTCGACCACGGTAAGACCCGACTCCTCGACGCGATCCGCAACGCGAACGTCGTCGCAGGCGAGGCCGGCGGCATCACCCAGCACATCGGTGCGTACCAGGTGCACACCGAGCACGAGGGCATCGACCGGGCGATCACGTTCATCGACACCCCGGGCCACGAGGCGTTCACCGCCATGCGTGCCCGTGGTGCGCAGGTGACCGACATCGCGATCCTCGTGGTCGCGGCCGACGACGGCATCATGCCGCAGACGGTCGAAGCGCTGAACCACGCCCAGTCGGCGAACGTGCCGATCGTGGTCGCGGTGAACAAGATCGACAAGCCCGACGCCAACCCGGCCAAGGTGCGCCAGCAGCTCACCGAGTTCGGGCTCGTGGCCGAGGAGTACGGCGGCGACGTCATGTTCGTCGACGTGTCGGCTCGCGAGAACATCGGCATCCAAGACCTGCTCGATGCAGTGCTGCTGACCGCCGACGCCGGTCTCGACCTGCGTGCGAACCCCGACAAGGACGCCCGCGGCGTCGCCATCGAGGCGAAGCTCGACAAGGGTCGCGGTGCGGTTGCGACCGTGCTCATCCAGTCGGGCACCCTGCGGGTCGGCGACGCGATCGTCGCGGGCACGGCCTACGGCCGCGTTCGTGCGATGGCCGACGAGAACGGCGATGCCGTGCTCGAAGCCACGCCGTCGCGCCCGGTGCAGGTGCAGGGCCTCTCGACGGTCCCGCGCGCCGGCGACACCTTCCTCGTCACCGAGGACGACCGCACGGCACGCCAGATCGCCGAGAAGCGCGAAGCGGCCCAGCGCAACGCGCAGCTGGCCAAGGCGCGCAAGCGCATCTCGCTCGAGGACTTCACCCGTGCGCTCGAAGAGGGCAAGGTCGAGGCGCTCAACCTCATCATCAAGGGTGACGTGTCGGGTGCCGTCGAGGCGCTCGAGGAGTCGCTCATGAAGATCGAGGTCGATGACAGCGTGCAGCTGCGCATCCTCCACCGCGGTGTGGGTGCCGTCACCGAGAGCGACATCGACCTCGCGACGATCGACAATGCGATCGTCATCGGGTTCAACGTGCGCCCCGACGTCAAGGCTCGCGAGCGTGCTGCCCGCGAGGGTGTCGACGTGCGCTTCTACTCGGTCATCTACAACGCGATCGACGACATCGAGAACTCGCTGAAGGGCATGCTGAAGCCCGAGTTCGAAGAGGTGCAGTCGGGTGTCGCCGAGATCCGCGAGGTGTTCCGCTCCTCGAAGTTCGGCAACATCGCCGGTGTCATCGTGCGATCGGGAACGATCACGCGCAACGCCAAGGCTCGCGTCATCCGCGATGGCGTCGTCGTCGGCGACAACCTCGCGATCGAGTCGCTGCGCCGCTTCAAGGACGACGTCACCGAGGTCCGCACGGACTTCGAGGCGGGCATCGGCCTCGGCAAGTTCAACGACATCCAGGTCGGCGACGAGATCGAGACCATCGAGATGCGGGAGAAGCCCCGCGCCTAG
- the rbfA gene encoding 30S ribosome-binding factor RbfA yields MADPARARKMADRIKEIVAKRLDKGLRDPRLGFVTITDVRVTGDLQHASIFYTVYGTDEEREDSAKALKAATGMLRSEVGRNITARLTPSLEFIADAIPENAEHIGALLREAQTRDAETAELAASAEYAGEADPYVKPREFDEAGDELLDDDDAVGSRVETGDESGLAR; encoded by the coding sequence ATGGCGGATCCGGCACGGGCCAGGAAGATGGCCGATCGCATCAAGGAGATCGTGGCGAAGCGGCTCGACAAGGGCCTGCGCGACCCTCGGCTCGGGTTCGTCACGATCACCGACGTGCGTGTCACGGGTGACCTGCAGCACGCCAGCATCTTCTACACGGTCTACGGCACCGATGAAGAGCGCGAAGACTCCGCCAAGGCCCTGAAGGCTGCGACGGGGATGCTCCGCAGCGAGGTCGGGCGCAACATCACGGCTCGACTCACGCCGTCGCTCGAGTTCATCGCCGACGCGATCCCCGAGAACGCCGAGCACATCGGCGCGCTCCTTCGCGAAGCGCAGACGCGCGACGCCGAGACGGCCGAGCTCGCCGCGTCGGCCGAGTACGCCGGCGAGGCGGACCCGTACGTCAAGCCGCGCGAATTCGACGAGGCGGGCGACGAACTGCTCGACGACGACGACGCGGTTGGTTCGCGCGTCGAGACCGGCGACGAGTCGGGTCTCGCGCGCTGA
- a CDS encoding uridine kinase codes for MRLVTTPRVTFLRSIADEILQHHGRGRMIVAIDGPLQSGKTAFGDDLAAVLEERDHAVFRASMEGFHRSREAQAAFGEDTPARYHRYGFDESALRRVLVEPFRLGGSTAFVTRVFDPTRDTWVEPKWSTGPDDAILVIDGRFLLRPRLADLWDVRIALDGDPVDPADEIAYAESDPRLVASIVVDNRDPGHPRRRFFDSC; via the coding sequence ATGCGGCTTGTCACGACGCCTCGGGTCACGTTCCTCCGCTCGATCGCGGATGAGATCTTGCAGCACCACGGTCGCGGACGCATGATCGTCGCGATCGACGGGCCGCTGCAGAGCGGCAAGACAGCGTTCGGCGACGACTTGGCCGCCGTGCTCGAAGAACGCGACCACGCAGTGTTCCGCGCGAGCATGGAGGGCTTCCATCGCTCGCGCGAGGCGCAGGCCGCGTTCGGTGAGGATACGCCGGCGCGCTATCACCGCTACGGCTTCGATGAGTCGGCGTTGCGCCGGGTGCTCGTCGAGCCGTTCCGCCTCGGCGGTTCGACCGCGTTCGTGACCCGCGTCTTCGACCCGACCCGCGACACCTGGGTCGAGCCCAAGTGGAGCACCGGACCCGACGATGCGATTCTCGTGATCGACGGCCGGTTCCTGCTGCGGCCGCGGCTGGCCGACCTCTGGGATGTGCGGATCGCCTTGGACGGCGACCCGGTCGACCCTGCAGACGAGATCGCGTACGCCGAGAGCGACCCGCGCCTCGTGGCATCCATCGTCGTCGACAATCGCGACCCCGGGCATCCCCGGCGCCGGTTCTTCGACAGCTGCTGA